One Vigna unguiculata cultivar IT97K-499-35 chromosome 7, ASM411807v1, whole genome shotgun sequence genomic region harbors:
- the LOC114190765 gene encoding transcription repressor OFP13, giving the protein MKALTRPHFVCHILFSCLLSEPLALNTPLSSNLLQAPTKALPKSHRNSNTITSSFLRREKIDLMGKKALKLPSLFKTKEAPRNHHHHRHLLHHHHPWQFIPSCGHSKTLSFRGADDDDIFKTVNSVFFDPSESVIETPKSWFTTSSESASISTESEDYYCCDGESLEMLVRGVRSERLFFEPGDTSSILEKAKASGFPFKESVVLAMESEDPYEDFKRSMEEMVESHGVRDWEGLEELLTWYLKVNGRNNHGFIVGAFVDLLFSLAASNNSNSCSHSTAYSSAISSFSSSPLSDEIVEHGIGNDDAVTS; this is encoded by the coding sequence ATGAAAGCACTTACCAGACCCCATTTTGTTTGTCATATTCTCTTCTCTTGCCTCCTCTCGGAGCCTCTTGCTTTAAATACTCCACTCTCATCAAATTTATTGCAGGCACCAACCAAAGCGCTTCCCAAATCCCATAGAAACTCAAACACCATCACATCCTCATTCCTCAGAAGAGAAAAGATAGATCTAATGGGAAAGAAAGCTCTGAAACTTCCCTCTCTTTTCAAAACCAAAGAAGCACCGAgaaaccaccaccaccaccgccacctTCTTCACCACCATCATCCATGGCAGTTCATACCCTCTTGCGGCCACTCCAAGACCCTCTCTTTCCGAGGTGCCGACGACGACGACATCTTCAAGACAGTTAACTCCGTTTTCTTCGACCCTTCAGAGAGTGTCATCGAAACTCCCAAGTCATGGTTCACCACTTCGTCTGAATCTGCCAGCATCTCAACCGAGTCGGAAGACTACTACTGCTGCGACGGCGAGTCTCTGGAGATGTTGGTGCGCGGCGTGAGATCGGAGAGGCTTTTCTTCGAACCCGGTGACACGAGCTCCATCTTGGAAAAAGCCAAGGCCAGTGGGTTTCCCTTCAAAGAAAGTGTGGTTCTTGCGATGGAATCAGAGGACCCTTATGAGGATTTCAAGAGATCAATGGAGGAAATGGTGGAGTCTCATGGAGTAAGAGACTGGGAGGGCTTGGAGGAGCTTTTGACTTGGTATCTCAAGGTCAATGGCAGGAACAATCACGGTTTCATAGTGGGTGCTTTCGTTGATTTGCTCTTTAGTTTAGCAGCTTCTAACAATTCTAACTCTTGTTCTCATTCAACTGCATATTCTTCtgctatttcttctttttcttcttcccccTTGTCTGATGAGATTGTGGAGCATGGGATTGGGAATGATGATGCTGTAACATCTTAG
- the LOC114192017 gene encoding uncharacterized protein LOC114192017 has protein sequence MEKHLVEIFERKKRIIEQSRQQCHLWEHHLHSKLLLNGIPPPPWLCNSSLHADPQELNKDDLVSEVVLSQPQCRVPFPGVYSNLRNERRALEELTAGRGAYNLPECSINNGVCASSGPAELDSDAVSPPQNQIEASALEIHQDPALSLAKLQRSKSRQKALELRNSAKAPTRLSENDDDDAGFCAGTVSGAVPLTQREDVMESDVVKEFHSNIQSCSMNEMEPRDCVTNCSGQIMKSKSSSQKKSNSLNVTSSSLAKGDAPPLDNLNDSLEIVNQPCCMNGSFAVNDERLAKSKSSSQALKLDSSLGSGKGIEVCSLMQPFTDADSTDVSKVIGCSNENGGSAVKDGNSCLNKQESSIHSMIKLLRSACPSPGHDLFMTGGSVESIDKSAPSPQPLISQDPVVSVVGSLSCENNPDFSMVNRGCSSRSGKIEEVLKSSRSNICESDACFKSAGKKYWNVQLTELDARRLSSSPKYSKLDIENDWSFAEKENVAALVASGKMRTMATCSHEGSLRPVTLLEESEYVETVVDEKVLDAQENIPSDAIPNDNIQHRSAAIVGEVDEDCHGLVEEDLSCVSPKFGLNLSMSKQPSDFIMSVKPMQLNFDDIEQRSMSGICCPDLKEGQQGVPPGEESLNALESLNLLGEEISPACESKQKSFGDIPLMKMQEVLIRKEGPHMESRSSHFEEEGIGRTTLSAVSPDKEIRMVQNEFCVVTSSLLKQSSPSINAGENLSRSLSEEVMPLKLVLVNSKVKNGGSGAKLAYSFSEAVSGNDLQKSTGESVTNFTVGSLVSAPLENVNVSLAQPAPHTLCQDRDLLRQTLLSDGKITSFSADFQFLRSSTYDVGNSCPQHKRRKIEREGYLPASSNLLEKSRDYIDPRPASRSLIIKDDKPEAALEVQQLPSDQEEDIGHRYVSNGSTNEMQYNGECQAMEETSPKESKEEKLIVDGRESSEDTLLLAVANPSGFGIGSTIRCNTDEKVASLHHQVNCGGESVERLSCVEKSTSSAIIYPEGDAKYSDCMSASPGMQCLDLVGTDEALPEFEGFIIQTDSAQTCIAGDEMELETMDLSNKSIKNASVGKSRFMHSPSYRSLTPYKLHNIPELYQSLPNGLLEDLGIGSSLSLSDASPRSLSDYQPNCKGQFTSSVQTLWDRINSNFGSSGKRSSLKLDLPCITEENEIVDEIADTFHRGVDSQGMAGSHKRKPLAEIVDDANHSLSDLQDDVFAGRRDDVVSTEFNLSGTCSKVKNKLENSNRKRFTRKGKENQNISLGANDVKRTTESVHKRPGRSKLSGKDSMKRGPVNNIVSNVSSFIPLVQQKQAAAVVTGKRDIKVKALEAAEAAKRMAEKKENERKMKKEVLRLQREKVELELQKKKKEEERKKKEEQMATKKRQREDEEKKEKEKKRKRVNDMKKQLQEHEKVRGKKEESEIERRTTVEEVHENKKLLDAKENQKNLRAQDKRECNTVKISENESLAMRDSANYKTKEPRPENSESANDFDNNGKLIDNLIKANDDGDSIIEDTLQEQSYEISPYKGSDDEDEDEDEDDMPNNKFIPSWASKHSLSLIVTSQKTDPELIFPQQSFCNIAEVLLPRKLQLR, from the exons ATGGAGAAGCACCTCGTGGAGATTTTCGAGCGGAAGAAGCGAATAATCGAGCAGTCGCGTCAACAGTGCCATCTCTGGGAGCACCACCTACACTCCAAACTCCTTCTCAACGGAATTCCCCCTCCTCCGTGGCTCTGCAACTCTTCGCTTCACGCAGATCCACAAG AGTTAAACAAAGATGACCTCGTTTCTGAAGTTGTGCTTTCGCAACCGCAATGTAGAGTTCCTTTCCCTGGTGTATACAGTAATTTGCGTAATGAACGTCGTGCTTTAGAGGAGTTAACTGCAGGGCGTGGGGCTTATAATTTGCCAGAATGCTCCATCAACAATGGTGTATGTGCCTCAAGTGGGCCTGCAGAATTGGATTCAGATGCTGTATCACCACCCCAGAATCAGATTGAAGCAAGTGCCTTGGAAATTCACCAAGACCCAGCTCTGTCTCTGGCAAAGTTGCAAAGGTCAAAGTCGAGGCAGAAGGCTTTGGAGCTACGTAATAGTGCAAAAGCACCCACACGATTGTCAGAGAACGATGACGACGACGCTGGTTTCTGTGCTGGCACAGTTTCAGGAGCTGTACCCCTGACTCAACGGGAAGATGTAATGGAGTCGGACGTGGTTAAAGAATTTCATTCCAATATCCAAAGTTGTTCCATGAATGAAATGGAACCACGTGATTGTGTAACTAATTGCTCTGGCCAGATAATGAAATCTAAAAGCTCGTCTCAGAAGAAATCCAATTCTTTGAATGTTACTAGTTCTTCTTTAGCAAAGGGAGATGCTCCTCCTCTGGATAATTTGAATGATTCATTGGAGATAGTCAACCAACCATGTTGTATGAATGGAAGTTTTGCCGTCAATGATGAGAGATTAGCTAAATCTAAAAGTTCTAGCCAAGCGTTGAAGCTTGACAGCTCCTTGGGCAGTGGTAAAGGAATTGAAGTTTGTAGTCTTATGCAACCATTCACAGATGCTGACTCAACGGATGTAAGCAAAGTTATTGGTTGCAGCAATGAAAATGGAGGGAGTGCAGTTAAAGATGGCAACTCCTGCCTAAATAAACAAGAAAGTAGCATTCATAGTATGATAAAATTACTTAGAAGTGCCTGCCCATCACCAGGGCATGATCTTTTCATGACTGGTGGTTCTGTAGAGTCTATTGATAAATCAGCGCCATCACCTCAACCTTTAATTTCGCAGGATCCTGTGGTGTCCGTTGTTGGGTCCCTCAGTTGTGAAAATAATCCTGATTTTTCTATGGTAAATAGAGGATGTTCTAGTAGGAGTGGAAAGATCGAAGAAGTATTGAAGTCTTCCAGATCCAATATCTGTGAAAGTGATGCCTGCTTCAAATCTGCAGGTAAGAAATATTGGAATGTACAGCTTACCGAACTGGATGCTAGAAGGTTATCTTCAAGTCCAAAGTATTCGAAATTAGATATAGAAAATGACTGGAGTTTTGCAGAGAAGGAAAATGTTGCAGCACTAGTTGCTTCTGGAAAGATGAGAACTATGGCTACTTGTTCACACGAAGGATCATTAAGGCCAGTGACTTTACTAGAAGAATCAGAATACGTCGAAACAGTGGTGGATGAAAAAGTCTTGGATGCGCAAGAAAATATACCATCTGATGCCATTCCTAATGATAATATTCAGCACAGGTCAGCTGCAATTGTTGGTGAAGTTGATGAGGACTGTCATGGGTTAGTTGAAGAAGATCTTTCTTGTGTTAGCCCTAAGTTTGGGCTGAATCTATCAATGTCAAAGCAGCCCTCTGATTTCATTATGTCTGTGAAGCCTATGCAGCTTAATTTTGATGATATAGAACAGAGAAGTATGAGCGGAATTTGTTGTCCCGATTTGAAAGAGGGACAACAGGGAGTGCCTCCAGGAGAAGAATCTCTGAACGCGTTGGAATCTTTAAATTTACTTGGAGAGGAAATTTCTCCTGCATGTGAAAGTAAGCAGAAGTCTTTTGGGGACATACCTTTGATGAAAATGCAGGAAGTACTGATCAGAAAAGAGGGGCCACATATGGAATCCCGCTCAAGCCACTTTGAGGAGGAAGGCATAGGTAGGACAACACTAAGTGCTGTGTCACCAGACAAAGAGATACGTATGGTGCAGAATGAATTCTGTGTTGTTACTTCTTCCTTGCTGAAGCAGTCAAGTCCTTCGATAAATGCTGGTGAAAATTTATCAAGAAGTTTGTCAGAAGAAGTCATGCCACTCAAACTTGTTTTAGTAAACAGTAAAGTAAAAAATGGTGGAAGTGGTGCTAAGTTGGCATATTCTTTTTCtgaggcagtttctggaaatgATCTGCAAAAGTCCACGGGTGAAAGTGTTACAAATTTCACCGTTGGGTCCTTAGTTTCTGCTCCTTTGGAAAATGTGAATGTTAGTTTGGCACAACCGGCCCCACATACCTTGTGTCAAGATCGGGACTTGTTGCGGCAGACATTGCTCAGTGATGGAAAAATTACCAGTTTTTCAGCTGACTTCCAATTTTTAAGAAGTTCCACTTATGATGTTGGGAATTCATGTCCGCAGcacaaaagaaggaaaattGAAAGAGAGGGATATTTACCTGCCTCTTCAAACCTCTTGGAAAAGTCACGTGATTATATTGACCCAAGACCTGCTAGTAGAAGTTTGATTATTAAAGATGATAAACCGGAGGCTGCCCTAGAAGTACAACAGTTGCCATCTGACCAAGAGGAGGATATAGGACATCGATATGTGAGTAATGGCTCGACAAATGAAATGCAATACAACGGGGAATGCCAAGCAATGGAAGAGACTTCACCGAAAGAGAGCAAAGAAGAG AAGCTTATTGTGGACGGAAGAGAAAGCAGCGAAGACACCCTTCTGTTGGCAGTGGCAAATCCATCAGGTTTTGGTATTGGCTCAACGATAAGATGCAACACGGATGAGAAGGTGGCGTCATTGCATCATCAGGTTAATTGTGGAGGAGAAAGTGTAGAACGTCTGAGTTGTGTCGAAAAAAGCACCTCAAGTGCAATAATTTATCCGGAGGGAGATGCTAAATACTCAGATTGTATGTCTGCTTCTCCAGGAATGCAATGCTTGGATTTGGTTGGTACAGATGAGGCTTTACCTGAGTTTGAAGGGTTCATTATTCAAACAGATAGTGCACAGACATGCATCGCTGGAGATGAAATGGAATTGGAAACGATGGATCtttcaaataaatcaataaagaaTGCATCCGTTGGTAAATCTAGGTTTATGCATTCTCCATCGTACAGATCCTTAACTCCATACAAGTTACATAACATACCTGAGCTCTATCAGTCTTTACCTAATGGACTTCTGGAGGACTTAGGTATAGGCAGTTCTCTTTCTCTAAGCGATGCGAGTCCAAGGTCCCTTTCTGACTACCAACCAAATTGCAAGGGCCAGTTCACTTCCTCAGTTCAAACCCTTTGGGATCGAATTAATTCAAACTTTGGCAGTTCAGGAAAGCGTAGTAGTTTAAAACTAGACCTTCCCTGCATTactgaagaaaatgaaattgttgATGAGATTGCTGACACATTCCATAGGGGCGTTGATTCCCAAGGAATGGCTGGATCACATAAAAGAAAACCTCTAGCTGAGATTGTAGATGATGCAAACCATTCTTTATCGGATTTACAAGATGATGTATTCGCAGGTAGGCGTGATGATGTTGTAAGCACAGAGTTTAATCTGAGCGGAACTTGCAGTAAGGTGAAAAATAAGCTTGAGAATAGCAATAGGAAGAGATTCACAAGAAAGGGGAAGGAGAACCAGAATATATCTCTTGGAGCGAATGATGTCAAGCGGACCACAGAATCAGTTCACAAAAGGCCCGGTAGGTCAAAGTTATCTGGAAAAGATAGTATGAAACGTGGCCCCGTTAACAATATTGTATCCAACGTTTCTTCCTTTATTCCATTAGTACAACAAAAACAAGCTGCAGCGGTTGTTACCG GCAAAAGAGACATCAAAGTGAAGGCCCTGGAGGCAGCTGAGGCTGCCAAGCGTATGgcagaaaaaaaagagaacgaGCGCAAGATGAAGAAGGAGGTGTTGCGACTTCAGCGAGAGAAGGTAGAGCTGGAGctgcagaagaaaaaaaaagaggaagaacGAAAGAAAAAGGAGGAACAAATGGCAACAAAGAAGCGACAAAGGGaggatgaagaaaaaaaggagaaagagaaaaaaaggaagCGTGTTAATGACATGAAGAAGCAGCTGCAAGAGCATGAGAAGGTACGGGGAAAGAAGGAAGAGTCAGAAATAGAACGCCGAACTACG GTTGAAGAAGTCCATGAAAACAAGAAATTATTGGATGCAAAAGAAAATCAGAAGAAT